The Streptomyces sp. NBC_01244 genome contains a region encoding:
- a CDS encoding ATP-binding protein, which yields MTHRPARRARRASASPLFTPHGTDRATRRTARRQLAEAQAKARNTAASLPGGHLPTEAEMPLALYPPSGRPGAASARGNKLRLPAHRMTTATASGAYPFLAEGGLGADGVYIGRDVHAEASFTFDPFSLYGKIEGFTNPNVLLAGVIGQGKSALAKSFALRSIAFGYKVYVPCDPKGEWTPVATALGGTSIALGPGLPGKLNPLDAAPRPPSVTEADWAGEIRKRRLLLLGSLARTVLGRDLQPMEHTALDVALDAVVQAATAAGRTPLLGDIAHTLNQPNLLDQAGGTMSGHLGDAARDLAHALRRMVHGDLSGMFDAQSTIRFDPNSPMLTIDLSRLGGSGDDTALVLAMTCASAWMESALTDPGGGRRWVVYDEAWRLMRHAGLLERMQAQWKLSRGLGIANLMVIHRLSDLLTAGDVGSRGRALAEGLLADCSTRIIYRQENDQLAAAAGLLGLTSVETQAISHLNRGRGLWRVAGRSFIVQHLLHPHEAALFDTDARMH from the coding sequence ATGACCCACCGGCCCGCACGCCGCGCACGCCGCGCCAGCGCATCACCCCTGTTCACCCCCCACGGCACCGACCGCGCCACCCGCCGAACCGCGCGCCGCCAGCTCGCCGAAGCCCAGGCCAAGGCCCGCAACACGGCTGCCTCACTCCCCGGCGGACACCTGCCGACCGAAGCCGAGATGCCGCTGGCGCTGTACCCGCCCTCGGGCCGGCCCGGCGCCGCATCCGCCCGCGGGAACAAGCTGCGGCTGCCCGCACACCGCATGACCACGGCCACCGCGAGCGGCGCGTACCCCTTCCTCGCCGAGGGCGGCCTCGGCGCAGACGGCGTCTACATCGGCCGCGACGTCCACGCGGAGGCGTCCTTCACGTTCGATCCCTTCTCCCTGTACGGGAAGATCGAGGGCTTCACCAACCCGAACGTTCTGCTCGCCGGCGTCATCGGCCAGGGCAAGAGCGCCCTCGCCAAGAGCTTCGCGCTCCGCAGCATCGCCTTCGGATACAAGGTGTACGTCCCCTGCGACCCGAAGGGCGAGTGGACCCCAGTCGCCACGGCCCTCGGCGGGACCTCCATCGCCCTCGGCCCCGGCCTGCCCGGCAAGCTCAACCCGCTGGACGCCGCACCCCGCCCGCCCAGCGTCACCGAGGCCGACTGGGCCGGCGAGATCCGCAAGCGGCGTCTCCTGCTCCTCGGGTCGCTAGCCCGGACCGTTTTGGGCCGTGACCTCCAGCCCATGGAGCACACCGCGCTGGATGTCGCCCTCGATGCCGTCGTCCAGGCGGCCACCGCTGCCGGACGCACCCCTTTGCTGGGCGACATCGCGCATACCCTCAACCAGCCCAACCTCCTCGACCAGGCCGGCGGCACCATGTCCGGCCACCTCGGCGACGCCGCCCGCGACCTCGCCCACGCCCTACGGCGCATGGTCCACGGAGACCTGAGCGGCATGTTCGACGCCCAGTCGACCATCCGCTTCGACCCCAACAGCCCGATGCTCACCATCGACCTCTCGCGGCTGGGCGGGTCCGGAGACGACACCGCCCTCGTGCTGGCGATGACCTGCGCATCGGCCTGGATGGAGTCCGCGCTCACCGACCCGGGCGGCGGCCGCCGATGGGTCGTCTACGACGAGGCGTGGAGATTGATGAGGCACGCGGGCCTCCTGGAGCGCATGCAGGCCCAGTGGAAGCTGAGCCGCGGCCTGGGCATCGCCAACTTGATGGTCATCCACCGGCTCTCCGACCTGCTCACCGCCGGAGACGTCGGCTCCCGAGGCCGCGCCCTCGCCGAAGGTCTCCTCGCCGACTGCTCCACCCGCATCATCTACCGCCAGGAGAACGACCAGCTCGCCGCAGCCGCCGGACTCCTCGGCCTCACCAGCGTCGAGACCCAGGCCATCTCCCACCTGAACCGGGGCCGCGGACTATGGCGAGTCGCCGGACGATCCTTCATCGTCCAGCACCTCCTCCACCCCCACGAAGCCGCCCTCTTCGACACAGATGCCCGGATGCACTAG
- a CDS encoding ParB/RepB/Spo0J family partition protein: protein MLDEDELHALAEDIRQLGQLQPIVLDSAGRLLDGRNRLKACELIGVKPVFATYDGDDADAYALSVNARRRNLTKGQLAMIAAKALSITERSHRSAAEQSARSVSEQAGVSLGRIGQANTVLRHAPDLVDPVINGAITIDEAYKTAREAKNRAESAESQLARLRSEDQELADRVVEGELTLAGAWAERKARAEEEVRQRKVATQFLCEVVPPLAQARGTNTAGKFDPEFVLPGRSITQEVIENAMTALTEMAATLRERDLG from the coding sequence ATGCTCGACGAGGACGAACTCCACGCGCTCGCAGAAGACATCCGCCAGCTCGGCCAGCTCCAGCCCATCGTCCTGGACAGCGCGGGACGCCTTCTCGACGGACGAAACCGCCTCAAGGCCTGCGAGCTCATCGGCGTCAAGCCGGTCTTCGCCACCTACGACGGCGACGATGCCGACGCGTACGCCCTCTCTGTGAACGCGCGTCGGCGCAACCTGACCAAGGGGCAGCTGGCCATGATCGCGGCCAAGGCCCTTTCAATCACTGAACGATCGCACCGTTCAGCCGCTGAACAGTCCGCTCGTTCAGTCAGTGAACAGGCGGGAGTGTCCCTCGGCCGGATCGGGCAGGCCAACACCGTCCTGCGCCACGCACCCGATCTGGTCGATCCCGTCATCAACGGTGCCATCACCATCGACGAGGCCTACAAGACGGCACGCGAAGCGAAGAACCGCGCCGAGTCGGCGGAATCGCAGCTTGCCCGGCTCCGCTCCGAGGACCAGGAACTGGCCGATCGAGTGGTCGAAGGAGAACTGACCCTGGCCGGCGCCTGGGCGGAGCGGAAAGCCCGCGCGGAGGAAGAAGTACGCCAGCGCAAGGTCGCCACCCAGTTCCTGTGCGAGGTCGTCCCGCCCCTCGCACAGGCGCGCGGCACGAACACCGCCGGCAAGTTCGACCCCGAATTCGTGCTGCCGGGCAGATCCATAACCCAGGAAGTCATCGAGAACGCCATGACCGCCCTGACAGAGATGGCCGCGACCCTGCGGGAGCGTGATCTCGGATGA
- a CDS encoding AAA family ATPase has protein sequence MARQLGHSHGAVRNAALTLVRRGEADQSGKGQPEFRANAKTAAAAQAAVISPPGTHSPRAQTTTSRTTTPAAATPRQTGPIRRAGGQLYHPRELADLPDVEALNRLRDADVPVLLYGPPGTGKTSLVEAAFPDLLTVAGDGDTTVGDLIGEYTQADGGGYVFQYGPLVTAMTEGRALLIDDATLISPKVLAALYPAMDGRRQIQVKAHKGETITAEPGFYVVAGHNPGVHGSVLTEALSSRFSVQIQIGTDYDLALALRIDARVVRVARHLARQVELGELGWAPQLRELLSYQKTEAVLGSKAALANLVGIAPLEDRDAVAAAVIKTVGVKEIAPLTLGKQLPASAVRQPPGSTVPAHRGRSR, from the coding sequence ATGGCCAGGCAGCTGGGCCACTCCCATGGCGCCGTTCGCAACGCCGCGCTCACCCTGGTGCGACGCGGCGAAGCCGACCAAAGCGGAAAGGGGCAACCGGAGTTCCGCGCGAACGCGAAGACCGCCGCAGCCGCGCAGGCCGCTGTGATCAGCCCACCGGGCACCCACTCTCCCCGCGCCCAGACGACCACGAGCCGCACGACCACTCCCGCAGCAGCCACGCCCAGGCAGACCGGCCCGATCCGCCGCGCGGGGGGCCAGCTCTACCACCCCCGGGAGCTGGCCGATCTGCCCGACGTCGAGGCGCTGAATCGCTTGCGCGACGCCGACGTGCCGGTGCTGCTCTACGGCCCTCCGGGCACCGGCAAGACGAGTCTGGTCGAGGCGGCCTTCCCGGACCTGCTCACCGTCGCCGGTGACGGCGACACCACGGTCGGCGACTTGATCGGTGAGTACACGCAGGCCGACGGCGGAGGTTACGTCTTCCAGTACGGTCCCCTGGTCACCGCGATGACCGAGGGCCGCGCCCTGCTGATCGACGATGCCACCTTGATCTCACCGAAGGTCCTGGCGGCGCTGTATCCCGCGATGGACGGGCGCCGGCAGATCCAGGTCAAGGCCCACAAGGGCGAGACCATCACGGCCGAGCCGGGCTTCTACGTGGTGGCGGGCCACAATCCCGGCGTCCACGGCTCGGTGTTGACGGAGGCGCTGTCGTCCCGGTTCAGCGTGCAGATCCAGATCGGCACGGACTATGACCTCGCCTTGGCGCTGAGGATCGATGCGCGGGTGGTCCGGGTCGCCCGACACCTCGCCCGCCAAGTCGAACTCGGCGAGCTGGGCTGGGCCCCCCAACTGCGAGAGCTGCTCAGCTACCAGAAGACCGAGGCCGTCCTCGGCAGCAAAGCCGCGCTCGCGAACCTGGTCGGCATCGCTCCTCTGGAGGATCGCGACGCCGTCGCCGCTGCCGTCATCAAGACTGTCGGCGTCAAGGAGATCGCTCCCCTCACCCTCGGCAAGCAGCTCCCGGCCTCGGCCGTCCGGCAGCCCCCGGGCAGCACCGTCCCCGCGCACCGGGGCCGCTCGCGATGA